One Paenibacillus riograndensis SBR5 DNA segment encodes these proteins:
- the rnr gene encoding ribonuclease R, giving the protein MITQEQLLDFMRETAYKPLTYDELVSHFALEDSESFKAFEELLLALEQDGRMILTRNARYGVPERMDLVRGRVQAHAKGFAFLIPDDRDHPDIYMNANDLKGAMNGDIVLVRITSRSPSGGRMEGEVVRIVKRGVLQTVGVFQSLENYGFVLPDDKRINRDIFIPKQSFKGAVDGEKVVVRIVNYPEGRAAAEGEIIEILGHKDDPGVDILSVIRKHQLPEAFPAEVMREAEQAPDSITEEEIIQQGRRDLRGLNIVTIDGADAKDLDDAVNVSRLENGHYKLGVHIADVGYYVREGSELDKEAFDRGCSVYLVDRVIPMLPHRLSNGICSLNPKVDRLTMSCEMEFDEHMKVVKHDVFTSVIRTKERMTYSDVRKIVEDEDPELLERYSPLIEDFRLMKELAMKLRGARMRRGAVDFDFEESKIIVDENGKAIDIVKRERSVAEQIIEEFMLAANETVAEHFHWLKVPFLYRIHEDPDPEKLQNFMAFAANFGYHVKGRGNSVHPRALQDLLEQIQGTKEQTVISTMMLRSMKQAKYDAESTGHFGLAAEFYSHFTSPIRRYPDLVIHRVMREVIENGGALTEKRHEYLASRMPEIAQQSSERERVAVEAERDTEQLKKAEFMQDKVGEEFDAMVSSVTSFGMFIELENTVEGLIRLSALSDDYYHFDEAHMALIGERTSKVFRIGDEVKIRVAKVNMDDHTIDFELVDMKPRAAGEHRSFGGRGGKGGRAGGGFAKPFGSKAGGKGRAGGKGKPGSAAGRGKAGGAAHAGKGKSGAAARAGEAPRAAEEASGGAPAGGRGKRGGGGPAEAARRAFAAVNRGEAGGAGTPRERDRSGGRGRGGEAGGSAGGRGISFGFGSGKGGYGAPAGEQISELRGVDASTRFRSREDLGSGAAANGGGGKSRRKKNKKGGVFISPSVTPGNVERSDKSGNPEGSGRRKKKKKTQE; this is encoded by the coding sequence TTGATAACACAGGAACAATTACTGGATTTTATGCGGGAGACCGCTTATAAGCCGCTCACTTATGACGAACTGGTGAGTCATTTCGCATTAGAGGACAGCGAGTCGTTCAAAGCGTTTGAGGAATTGCTGCTTGCACTTGAGCAGGATGGAAGAATGATACTGACCCGGAATGCCCGCTACGGGGTACCGGAACGGATGGATTTGGTGCGCGGACGTGTACAGGCTCATGCGAAGGGGTTTGCTTTTCTGATTCCCGATGACCGCGATCATCCTGATATTTATATGAATGCCAATGATCTGAAGGGTGCGATGAACGGTGATATCGTGCTGGTGCGCATTACCTCGCGAAGCCCGTCCGGCGGGCGTATGGAAGGCGAAGTTGTGCGGATCGTTAAAAGAGGGGTGCTGCAGACTGTAGGTGTGTTCCAAAGCCTGGAGAACTATGGTTTTGTGCTGCCTGATGATAAGCGGATTAACCGGGATATTTTTATTCCAAAGCAATCCTTCAAGGGTGCAGTTGACGGGGAAAAAGTCGTTGTCCGCATTGTAAATTACCCGGAAGGCCGGGCTGCGGCAGAGGGGGAAATCATTGAGATCCTGGGCCATAAAGATGACCCGGGTGTGGATATTCTGTCGGTGATCCGGAAGCATCAGCTCCCGGAGGCTTTTCCGGCTGAAGTGATGCGTGAAGCGGAGCAGGCTCCTGATTCCATTACGGAGGAAGAAATTATCCAGCAGGGCCGCCGCGATCTGCGCGGGCTGAACATTGTCACCATCGACGGTGCGGACGCCAAGGATCTGGATGATGCCGTGAATGTATCGCGTCTGGAGAACGGCCACTACAAGCTGGGCGTGCATATTGCGGACGTCGGTTATTATGTGCGTGAAGGGTCTGAGCTGGATAAGGAAGCTTTTGACCGCGGGTGCAGCGTGTATCTGGTGGACCGGGTTATCCCCATGCTGCCGCATCGTTTGTCGAACGGCATCTGCAGCTTGAATCCCAAGGTGGACCGGCTAACGATGTCCTGTGAGATGGAATTCGACGAGCATATGAAGGTCGTGAAGCATGATGTCTTTACGAGCGTTATCCGTACGAAGGAAAGAATGACCTACTCGGATGTCCGCAAAATCGTTGAAGACGAAGATCCCGAGCTGCTGGAGCGTTATAGTCCACTGATTGAGGATTTCCGCCTGATGAAAGAGCTGGCGATGAAGCTGCGTGGTGCGCGGATGCGCCGAGGTGCAGTTGATTTCGACTTCGAAGAGAGCAAGATTATCGTCGATGAGAACGGCAAGGCGATAGATATCGTGAAACGCGAGCGTTCCGTGGCTGAGCAGATTATCGAGGAGTTCATGCTGGCGGCGAACGAAACGGTTGCAGAGCATTTCCACTGGCTGAAGGTGCCGTTCCTGTACCGGATTCACGAAGATCCGGACCCGGAGAAGCTGCAGAACTTCATGGCTTTTGCGGCGAACTTTGGCTATCATGTCAAAGGCCGGGGCAATTCGGTGCATCCGCGCGCGCTGCAGGATCTGCTGGAGCAGATTCAGGGGACGAAGGAACAGACCGTCATCAGTACCATGATGCTGCGCTCCATGAAGCAGGCGAAGTATGATGCTGAGAGCACAGGCCACTTCGGGCTGGCTGCGGAATTTTATTCCCATTTCACCTCGCCGATCCGGCGTTATCCCGACCTTGTGATTCACCGTGTCATGCGGGAGGTTATTGAGAACGGCGGAGCGCTGACGGAGAAACGCCATGAATATCTCGCCAGCCGGATGCCGGAGATCGCGCAGCAGTCCTCGGAACGCGAGCGTGTGGCGGTAGAGGCTGAACGGGATACGGAGCAGCTCAAGAAGGCTGAGTTCATGCAGGACAAGGTTGGCGAGGAATTCGACGCCATGGTCAGCAGCGTGACCAGCTTCGGGATGTTCATCGAGCTGGAAAATACCGTCGAAGGCTTAATCCGCCTCAGCGCGCTGAGCGATGATTATTACCACTTCGACGAAGCCCATATGGCGCTCATTGGCGAGCGCACCTCGAAGGTGTTCCGCATTGGCGACGAGGTGAAGATCCGTGTCGCCAAGGTCAACATGGACGACCATACGATTGACTTTGAGCTGGTCGACATGAAGCCGCGCGCGGCAGGTGAACACCGCAGCTTCGGCGGGCGTGGAGGCAAGGGTGGCCGTGCTGGCGGCGGCTTCGCCAAGCCGTTCGGCAGCAAAGCCGGCGGCAAGGGCCGCGCCGGCGGGAAAGGCAAGCCCGGCAGCGCAGCGGGCCGGGGGAAGGCCGGCGGCGCTGCACACGCCGGCAAGGGCAAGTCCGGCGCGGCAGCACGCGCCGGAGAAGCGCCCCGCGCAGCGGAGGAAGCCAGCGGCGGTGCGCCGGCTGGCGGCCGCGGCAAGCGCGGGGGCGGCGGCCCGGCAGAGGCAGCGCGCCGGGCCTTCGCGGCCGTGAACCGCGGCGAGGCTGGCGGTGCCGGCACGCCGCGGGAGCGGGACCGCAGCGGCGGGCGTGGCCGCGGCGGTGAGGCCGGAGGCAGTGCCGGGGGACGCGGCATCAGCTTCGGCTTCGGCTCCGGCAAGGGCGGCTATGGCGCCCCTGCCGGCGAGCAGATCAGCGAGCTGCGCGGCGTGGACGCCAGCACGCGGTTCCGCAGCCGCGAGGATCTCGGCAGCGGGGCAGCGGCCAACGGCGGCGGAGGCAAGAGCCGCCGCAAAAAGAATAAAAAGGGCGGCGTCTTCATCAGCCCTTCCGTAACGCCGGGCAACGTGGAGCGGAGCGACAAGAGCGGCAATCCTGAGGGCAGCGGCCGCCGCAAGAAGAAGAAAAAAACGCAAGAGTAA
- the secG gene encoding preprotein translocase subunit SecG: MDIFLKVLLLIFSVGLIAVVLLQKGKSAGLSGAISGGAEHLFGKTKARGMELVLQRVTVGLAAGFFIMSILVAVLVD; encoded by the coding sequence ATGGATATCTTTTTGAAAGTATTGCTCCTGATTTTTTCCGTCGGTCTAATTGCGGTCGTTCTTCTGCAGAAAGGGAAAAGCGCAGGTCTTTCCGGTGCCATCTCCGGCGGTGCTGAGCATCTCTTTGGTAAGACAAAAGCACGTGGTATGGAACTCGTACTGCAGCGTGTAACAGTTGGACTGGCAGCAGGATTTTTTATTATGTCAATTCTGGTGGCTGTCCTTGTTGACTAG
- the eno gene encoding phosphopyruvate hydratase: MTIISDVYAREVLDSRGNPTVEVDVYLESGAKGRAIVPSGASTGAHEAVELRDEDKNRYLGKGVLKAVENVNEIIAPEVIGMDALDQLGIDKLMITLDGTHNKGKLGANAILAVSMAVARAAAAALDVPLYVYLGGFNAKQLPVPMMNIVNGGAHADNNVDVQEFMVLPVGAPSFKEALRTGAEIFHALKSVLKGKGLNTAVGDEGGFAPNFTSNEDALSSIMEAIEKAGYKPGVDVFLGMDVASTEFFKDGKYHLEGEGKSFTPAEFVDLLTSWADKYPIITIEDGCSEDDWEGWKLLTEKLGNRIQLVGDDLFVTNTERLNKGIEEGIGNSILIKVNQIGTLTETFDAIEMAKRAGYTAVISHRSGESEDSTIADIAVATNAGQIKTGAPSRTDRIAKYNQLLRIEDELGELAQYNGLKSFYNLKR; encoded by the coding sequence ATGACTATTATTTCTGATGTGTACGCTCGCGAAGTCCTCGACTCCCGTGGTAACCCTACTGTAGAGGTTGACGTTTATCTGGAATCCGGTGCTAAAGGCCGCGCAATCGTTCCTTCCGGCGCTTCCACTGGCGCTCACGAAGCTGTAGAGCTTCGCGACGAAGACAAAAACCGCTACCTGGGCAAAGGCGTTCTGAAAGCTGTTGAGAACGTGAATGAAATCATCGCTCCAGAAGTAATCGGTATGGACGCTCTGGATCAGCTGGGCATCGACAAACTGATGATCACCCTGGATGGGACTCACAACAAAGGTAAACTGGGCGCGAACGCAATTCTGGCTGTATCCATGGCCGTAGCCCGCGCTGCTGCAGCAGCTCTGGATGTGCCTTTGTATGTATACCTGGGCGGATTCAACGCGAAACAGCTTCCAGTTCCAATGATGAACATCGTTAACGGCGGCGCTCATGCCGACAACAACGTTGACGTACAAGAGTTCATGGTTCTGCCAGTTGGCGCACCTAGCTTCAAAGAAGCTCTGCGTACAGGCGCTGAAATCTTCCATGCGCTGAAATCCGTACTTAAAGGCAAAGGCCTGAACACTGCAGTTGGCGACGAAGGCGGATTCGCTCCTAACTTCACTTCCAACGAAGATGCATTGTCCTCCATCATGGAAGCTATCGAAAAAGCCGGCTACAAACCGGGCGTTGATGTATTCCTGGGTATGGACGTAGCGAGCACCGAGTTCTTCAAAGACGGCAAGTACCACCTGGAAGGCGAAGGCAAATCCTTCACTCCAGCTGAATTCGTTGACCTGCTCACTTCCTGGGCTGACAAATACCCAATCATCACCATCGAAGATGGCTGCTCCGAAGATGACTGGGAAGGCTGGAAATTGCTCACCGAAAAATTGGGCAACAGAATCCAGCTCGTTGGGGATGACCTGTTCGTAACCAACACTGAACGTCTGAACAAAGGGATCGAAGAAGGCATCGGTAACTCCATTCTGATCAAAGTTAACCAAATCGGTACTTTGACTGAAACCTTCGACGCTATTGAAATGGCAAAACGCGCTGGCTACACTGCTGTTATCTCCCACCGTTCCGGTGAGTCCGAAGACAGCACTATCGCTGATATCGCTGTGGCCACCAATGCCGGCCAGATCAAAACAGGTGCTCCTTCCCGTACAGACCGTATCGCTAAATACAACCAATTGCTTCGCATCGAAGATGAACTGGGTGAATTGGCTCAATACAACGGCCTAAAATCCTTCTACAACCTCAAAAGATAA
- a CDS encoding helix-turn-helix domain-containing protein, with product MAKKATKNQRDSIPHLKIVPQRRLFGYAFLTIIEYFRSGVNNLADFLQIFTKEVENMTHYSEFGAEARKVMLQKKIKMKDVASELGVSVTYVSEIFKGTRPGERQKPLIAKMLGMESEVVHES from the coding sequence ATGGCAAAAAAGGCAACAAAAAACCAGAGGGATAGTATCCCACATTTAAAAATCGTTCCCCAACGACGTTTATTTGGTTATGCCTTCCTAACGATAATAGAATATTTTCGGTCAGGAGTCAACAATTTAGCTGATTTTTTACAAATTTTTACGAAGGAGGTCGAGAATATGACGCATTATAGCGAGTTTGGAGCTGAGGCAAGAAAGGTCATGCTTCAGAAGAAAATCAAAATGAAAGATGTTGCAAGCGAGCTTGGCGTTTCTGTTACCTACGTTTCTGAAATTTTCAAAGGAACTCGTCCGGGAGAGAGACAGAAGCCATTAATCGCAAAGATGCTCGGTATGGAAAGCGAGGTTGTTCATGAAAGCTGA
- the smpB gene encoding SsrA-binding protein SmpB translates to MGKKADGKVLAQNKKASHDYFIEDTYEAGLVLTGTEIKSLRNGRANIGDAFATIRNGEIHVHNMHISPFEQGNRNNPSDPTRTRKLLMHKVQIHKLLGQSKQEGYSIVPLKIYVRNGYAKLLIGLGKGKKQYDKRDTAAKKDAQRDIQRALREKQKIAR, encoded by the coding sequence ATGGGTAAAAAAGCAGACGGGAAAGTGCTCGCCCAGAACAAAAAGGCTTCCCATGATTATTTTATCGAGGACACTTATGAAGCGGGCTTGGTGCTGACCGGCACTGAAATCAAGTCGCTGCGTAACGGCCGCGCTAACATTGGCGACGCGTTTGCCACCATTCGGAACGGCGAAATTCATGTGCACAATATGCATATCAGCCCTTTTGAACAGGGGAACCGCAATAATCCTTCTGATCCGACGCGCACACGCAAGCTGCTGATGCATAAGGTGCAGATTCACAAGCTGCTCGGCCAGTCCAAGCAGGAAGGCTATTCGATAGTGCCGCTGAAGATCTATGTGCGCAATGGCTATGCGAAGCTGCTGATCGGCCTGGGTAAAGGGAAGAAGCAATATGACAAACGCGATACCGCCGCCAAAAAAGACGCTCAACGCGACATCCAGCGTGCGCTGCGCGAGAAGCAAAAGATCGCCAGATAA
- a CDS encoding AAA family ATPase: MIKINKLEIENVKRVKAVKIEPTASGLTLVGGKNNQGKTSVLDAIAWALGGNKYRPSQAAREDSAIPPYLHLTLSNGLIVERKGKNSDLKVVDPNGQKGGQMLLDSFVEELAINLPKFMGSTNKEKANILLQIIGVGQQLHELEVKEQEVYNRRHAIGQIADQKAKFAKEQTYFPDAPKEPVSASDLIQQQQAILARNGENQLKRQRLTQFQALYANQGQEVERLKAMLADAEAKYAQTGVDLAAAQKDALQLHDESTAELETNIQQIDEINRKVRANLDKDKAETDASDYRQQYDALTTEINTVRQQKTDLLTNADLPLPGLTVENGELKYNGQCWDNMSGSDQLKVATAIVRRLKPECGFILLDKLEQMDMDTLQEFGAWLEQEGLQAIATRVSTGEECSIIIEDGYVAGQEGVTLQQLPGEIDPGDGWNEAVAPPTWKAGEF; encoded by the coding sequence ATGATTAAAATCAATAAGCTCGAAATCGAGAACGTCAAACGGGTCAAAGCCGTGAAAATAGAGCCGACAGCAAGCGGGCTAACCTTAGTCGGCGGCAAGAACAACCAGGGTAAAACCAGCGTGCTGGATGCCATCGCCTGGGCGCTAGGCGGGAACAAGTACCGCCCTTCGCAGGCCGCAAGAGAGGATTCGGCCATCCCCCCATACCTCCACCTGACACTTTCAAACGGGCTGATCGTGGAGCGGAAGGGCAAGAACAGCGACCTGAAGGTGGTCGATCCGAACGGCCAGAAGGGTGGGCAGATGCTCCTGGATAGCTTCGTGGAAGAGTTGGCGATTAATCTTCCAAAGTTCATGGGCTCCACCAACAAGGAAAAGGCCAACATTCTCCTGCAGATCATTGGCGTGGGGCAGCAACTCCACGAGCTGGAGGTCAAAGAGCAGGAGGTATATAATCGCCGCCACGCCATCGGCCAGATTGCTGACCAGAAGGCCAAGTTTGCCAAGGAACAGACGTACTTCCCGGATGCGCCGAAGGAGCCTGTCTCCGCTTCGGATCTGATCCAGCAGCAGCAGGCAATTCTTGCCCGCAACGGGGAGAACCAACTAAAACGGCAGCGGCTGACACAGTTCCAGGCATTGTATGCCAACCAGGGACAGGAGGTTGAGCGGTTGAAGGCGATGCTGGCAGATGCAGAAGCAAAGTATGCTCAAACGGGTGTGGATCTGGCGGCAGCCCAGAAAGACGCTCTACAGCTTCACGATGAATCGACTGCAGAGCTGGAGACCAACATCCAGCAGATCGACGAAATCAATCGTAAAGTCCGCGCCAATCTGGATAAAGACAAGGCCGAAACGGATGCCAGCGATTACCGGCAGCAGTATGATGCGCTGACCACTGAGATCAATACGGTGCGCCAGCAGAAAACGGACCTCCTGACGAACGCTGATTTGCCGCTGCCGGGATTGACCGTAGAGAATGGGGAGCTTAAGTACAACGGCCAGTGCTGGGATAACATGAGCGGATCCGATCAGCTGAAAGTCGCCACGGCTATCGTACGGCGTCTGAAACCAGAATGCGGCTTTATCCTACTTGATAAGCTGGAGCAGATGGATATGGACACCTTGCAGGAGTTTGGTGCCTGGCTGGAGCAAGAGGGGCTGCAAGCCATTGCCACCAGGGTCAGCACCGGCGAAGAGTGCAGCATCATCATCGAGGACGGCTATGTTGCCGGGCAGGAAGGCGTAACCCTTCAGCAGTTGCCGGGCGAAATCGATCCGGGAGACGGGTGGAACGAAGCGGTTGCTCCCCCAACTTGGAAAGCAGGTGAATTTTAA
- a CDS encoding YesK family protein — MMNAIISGIGVGMLLVLISWLLSRRGGQMKGFIFYPGLVGLIGGAILLVCSFSVIGGWEGMGYAFFSVPVIVISMLLLLFLGSFRRQT, encoded by the coding sequence ATGATGAACGCAATTATATCCGGCATAGGGGTGGGAATGCTCCTGGTGCTGATCAGCTGGTTGCTGTCACGAAGGGGAGGCCAGATGAAGGGCTTCATCTTTTATCCAGGGCTGGTAGGGTTGATAGGCGGTGCAATTTTGCTGGTCTGCAGCTTTTCCGTAATTGGAGGGTGGGAGGGAATGGGGTATGCCTTCTTTTCCGTGCCTGTGATTGTGATCTCCATGCTGCTATTGCTGTTTCTGGGCTCGTTCAGGAGACAAACCTAA
- a CDS encoding recombinase family protein, producing the protein MPSTNKLIRAVAYPRYSSDNQREESIVAQMRAIEAYCQQKGYVLVNAYPDEEKTATTDRRPNFQRMIEDSNKKLFDVVIVHKLDRFARNRYDSAHYKRVLKRNGVRVESVLEHLDNSPESVILESVLEGMAEYYSLNLSREVRKGLRENAEQGTHTGGRPPYGLKVNPVTRMLEIDEQTYKAVQIYFDGIEADLSNDQIAAILNEKGYRTLNDRSFTSSSFATWGHNRKYKGDYTYDVSAPKDEDGKRNTNNKKPQEEQVLHEGRIPAIISSEQWDRVYRKLQDRKRKPGRMKAKVNYLLTGKIYCGACGALYSGNSYTNKKSSEGTVLTYYKCQDKCGNTSVRKDDIEAMVIQRLIEVCFSGEGIQEIIDKVQELYQKEKQQSVNDIEPIKRELAELEGKLKNWIEALGAGIKTVIENIKQAEQRKEALEYELDRAEVMQRVAVLDDTQIRSIIEMKKNLLLSGNEDEKKQVLQEYVDRVVIQPSSDINRFEAEITYRVFTNGAEGSRTPVRR; encoded by the coding sequence ATGCCATCTACCAACAAATTAATTCGCGCCGTTGCTTACCCGCGATACAGTTCTGACAACCAACGTGAAGAGTCCATTGTGGCCCAAATGCGGGCTATAGAGGCTTATTGCCAGCAGAAGGGTTATGTACTTGTTAACGCTTACCCTGACGAAGAGAAGACTGCCACAACTGATAGACGTCCCAACTTTCAGAGAATGATAGAAGATTCGAATAAAAAACTTTTTGATGTCGTTATTGTACATAAACTGGATCGCTTCGCACGGAATCGCTACGATTCTGCACATTATAAACGGGTCCTGAAACGGAACGGTGTCCGGGTTGAATCGGTCCTGGAACACTTGGACAATTCCCCGGAATCGGTCATACTGGAATCGGTTCTAGAGGGTATGGCCGAATACTACTCTCTCAACCTTTCCCGAGAAGTTCGTAAGGGCTTGCGCGAGAATGCCGAGCAGGGGACGCATACCGGCGGACGGCCCCCATACGGCTTGAAAGTCAATCCCGTAACCCGTATGCTGGAGATAGACGAGCAGACTTACAAGGCCGTACAAATATATTTTGATGGTATTGAAGCAGACTTATCCAATGACCAGATTGCGGCAATATTAAATGAAAAAGGATACAGAACCCTAAACGACCGTTCTTTCACCAGCAGCAGTTTTGCCACCTGGGGGCACAACCGAAAATATAAGGGCGATTATACTTATGACGTTTCAGCTCCGAAGGATGAAGATGGGAAACGGAATACCAATAATAAAAAGCCACAAGAAGAACAGGTACTGCATGAAGGCAGAATACCAGCTATCATATCGTCAGAGCAATGGGATCGAGTATACCGGAAACTGCAGGATCGGAAAAGAAAGCCAGGGAGGATGAAAGCCAAAGTGAATTACCTACTGACAGGTAAGATTTATTGCGGAGCTTGCGGGGCGTTATATTCTGGAAACTCTTATACTAACAAAAAAAGCAGCGAAGGCACCGTTCTGACCTACTACAAATGCCAGGATAAGTGCGGGAATACGAGTGTGCGCAAAGATGACATTGAAGCTATGGTTATCCAGCGATTGATTGAAGTATGTTTTTCCGGTGAAGGCATACAAGAGATAATCGACAAAGTGCAGGAACTCTACCAGAAGGAGAAGCAACAATCTGTAAATGACATCGAACCTATTAAGCGTGAACTGGCTGAACTTGAAGGCAAATTAAAGAATTGGATTGAAGCGCTTGGTGCCGGCATAAAAACGGTCATAGAAAATATTAAACAGGCCGAGCAGCGCAAGGAAGCTTTGGAGTATGAGTTGGATCGAGCTGAAGTCATGCAGCGCGTAGCCGTTCTTGATGATACCCAAATTCGGTCCATCATTGAAATGAAAAAGAACCTCCTCCTTTCCGGCAATGAAGACGAAAAGAAGCAGGTTCTTCAGGAATACGTTGACCGTGTAGTAATCCAACCTTCTAGCGATATTAATCGCTTTGAAGCTGAAATCACGTACAGGGTTTTCACCAATGGAGCCGAGGGGAGTCGAACCCCTGTCCGAAGATAA
- a CDS encoding helix-turn-helix domain-containing protein, with protein MEIVDNIKNLCYKNGTTIPKLEKELGFGNGTIYNWIKSSPSLEKLQKVASYFKVTIDDLVGWGHIYDLGSYIEDEREAQNVSLEDLSTAIQISPESLSQIENNKIPLTSELLGNITRYLGMTVQEFLIKYEMYEGAITQYYKGDINAYLDYLKHEEETVQINKPNIDEEDWTDKELEELKRFKEFLRMKRDHNTEK; from the coding sequence GTGGAAATAGTTGATAACATAAAAAATCTCTGTTATAAAAACGGCACGACGATTCCAAAGCTAGAAAAAGAACTCGGCTTTGGCAACGGTACAATTTACAATTGGATAAAAAGTTCACCCTCACTAGAAAAACTACAAAAAGTAGCCAGTTATTTTAAAGTAACCATTGATGATCTTGTAGGGTGGGGACATATCTATGATCTGGGCAGTTATATTGAGGATGAAAGAGAAGCTCAAAACGTATCCTTGGAAGACTTATCTACTGCAATTCAGATTTCACCGGAATCCCTTTCTCAAATAGAAAATAATAAGATTCCTTTAACCTCTGAATTACTAGGAAATATCACCAGGTACTTGGGGATGACAGTCCAGGAATTTTTAATTAAATATGAAATGTACGAAGGCGCTATCACCCAATACTATAAAGGTGACATAAATGCTTACCTAGATTATTTGAAACATGAGGAAGAAACTGTACAGATCAATAAACCTAACATTGACGAAGAAGATTGGACAGATAAAGAGCTTGAGGAATTAAAACGGTTTAAGGAGTTTTTAAGGATGAAAAGGGATCACAATACCGAAAAGTGA
- the gpmI gene encoding 2,3-bisphosphoglycerate-independent phosphoglycerate mutase, with translation MSAPKPVALIIMDGFGLRNTTEGNAVAQANKPNYDRYLKQYPNTTLTACGEAVGLPEGQMGNSEVGHLNIGAGRIVYQDLTRIDKSIREGEFFENETLVAAVRSAKSTGKKLHLYALVSDGGVHSHINHLFAMLDLAKKEDMHDVYIHAFMDGRDVPPDSGQKFIKDLIAKIEEVGVGKIATVSGRYFAMDRDKRWERVEKAYRAMVYGEGPKYTDALQAITASYQNSVYDEFVEPSVIVDSEGKPTATVESGDSVVFLNFRPDRAIQLSQVFTNSDFRGFDRGPLFPQNLHFVCLTTFSETVQGYVAYSPKNLDNTLGEVLVQQNKKQLRIAETEKYPHVTFFFSGGRDEELPGETRILINSPKVATYDLKPEMSAYEVAAACVAEIEADRQDAIILNFANPDMVGHSGMLEPTIKAVEVTDECVGKVVDAVVAKGGVAIIIADHGNADMVFDEQGRPFTAHTTNPVPFIVTTENVVLRESGILADVAPTILDLMGLPQPAEMTGQSMIASRK, from the coding sequence ATGTCAGCACCCAAACCCGTTGCTTTGATCATCATGGATGGTTTCGGTCTGCGCAATACGACTGAAGGCAACGCTGTTGCCCAAGCCAACAAGCCGAACTATGACCGTTACCTGAAGCAGTATCCGAACACCACGCTCACCGCTTGCGGCGAAGCTGTGGGTCTGCCGGAAGGACAGATGGGTAACTCCGAAGTGGGTCACCTTAACATCGGAGCCGGCCGGATCGTGTATCAGGACCTGACCCGTATCGACAAGTCGATTCGTGAAGGGGAATTCTTTGAGAACGAAACTCTGGTTGCCGCTGTAAGAAGCGCCAAGTCAACCGGCAAGAAGCTTCACCTGTATGCGCTGGTATCCGACGGAGGGGTACATAGCCATATTAATCATTTGTTTGCCATGCTCGATCTGGCCAAGAAAGAAGATATGCACGATGTGTATATCCATGCTTTCATGGATGGACGCGATGTACCTCCTGACAGCGGACAGAAGTTCATTAAGGATCTGATCGCCAAGATTGAGGAAGTAGGCGTAGGCAAAATCGCTACAGTATCCGGACGTTATTTCGCGATGGACCGTGACAAGCGCTGGGAACGTGTAGAGAAGGCTTACCGCGCGATGGTCTACGGCGAAGGACCGAAATATACCGATGCGCTGCAGGCGATCACTGCATCCTACCAAAACTCTGTGTACGATGAATTTGTTGAGCCTAGCGTGATTGTGGACAGCGAAGGCAAACCGACAGCGACAGTAGAGAGCGGCGATTCCGTCGTGTTCCTCAACTTCCGCCCGGACCGTGCCATCCAGCTGTCGCAGGTATTCACAAACTCGGATTTCCGCGGCTTCGACCGGGGTCCTTTGTTCCCGCAAAACCTGCATTTTGTATGTTTGACTACCTTCAGTGAAACGGTTCAGGGCTACGTGGCGTACTCGCCGAAGAACCTGGACAATACGCTGGGTGAAGTGCTTGTACAGCAGAACAAGAAGCAGCTGCGTATCGCGGAAACCGAAAAGTATCCGCACGTAACCTTCTTCTTCAGCGGCGGACGTGATGAGGAGCTTCCAGGCGAAACCCGCATCCTGATCAATTCCCCGAAAGTGGCAACCTATGATCTTAAGCCAGAGATGAGCGCCTACGAAGTGGCGGCGGCCTGCGTAGCGGAAATCGAAGCAGACAGACAGGATGCCATTATCCTTAACTTTGCGAACCCTGACATGGTAGGACACTCCGGCATGCTGGAACCAACCATCAAGGCTGTAGAAGTTACGGATGAATGCGTGGGCAAGGTTGTGGATGCCGTAGTTGCCAAAGGCGGCGTTGCCATCATCATTGCCGACCACGGCAACGCGGATATGGTGTTTGACGAGCAGGGACGTCCGTTCACGGCTCACACCACCAACCCGGTTCCTTTCATCGTAACAACTGAAAATGTTGTACTGCGTGAATCCGGCATTCTCGCAGATGTGGCACCAACGATCCTGGATCTGATGGGACTTCCGCAGCCTGCGGAAATGACCGGCCAATCCATGATTGCCAGCCGCAAATAG